In one Oxyura jamaicensis isolate SHBP4307 breed ruddy duck chromosome 14, BPBGC_Ojam_1.0, whole genome shotgun sequence genomic region, the following are encoded:
- the RGS11 gene encoding regulator of G-protein signaling 11 has protein sequence MQAREQLRAAKQRRKGDRIVIDCQEQAYWLVNRPPPGAPSVLEQGPERRNCHTSRVQLNMDYYKREIEYCRKAMARTRVKSSICLEGYIKFNEQYVPHDPIMSGCLPSNPWITDDTTYWAMNAPTVMTPTKLRVERWGFDFSELLTDPLGRAQLLEFLKKEFSAENLSFWEACEELRYGEQSRIAEIVDSIYQQFLAPGATRWVNIDSKTMERTLEGIKTPHRYVMDDAQMHIYMLMKKDSYPRFLKSELYRNLLAEAVIPPETKKRVFPFMRKQRHSSPSPALLLPAGDTEAKGEDKSKGPTAVPEEES, from the exons ATGCAGGCGCGGGAGCAGCTCCG GGCGGCCAAGCAGCGGCGGAAGGGCGACCGCATCGTCATCGACTGCCAGGAGCAGGCGTACTGGCTCGTCAACCGGCCCCCG CCGGGAGCCCCCAgcgtgctggagcagggcccCGAGCGCAGGAACTGCCACACCAGCCGGGTGCAGCTG AACATGGACTACTACAAGCGGGAG ATCGAGTACTGCAGGAAGGCCATGGCCAGGACCCGGGTGAAGTCGTCCATCTGCCTTGAGGG GTACATCAAGTTCAACGAGCAGTACGTGCCCCACGACCCCATCATGTCCGGCTGCCTGCCCAGCAACCCCTGGATCACCGACGACACCACCTACTGGGCCATGAACGCCCCCAC GGTGATGACCCCCACAAAGCTGCGGGTGGAGCGCTGGGGCTTCGACTTCAGTGAGCTCCTCACCGACCCGCTGGGCCGCGCACAGCTCCTCGAGTTCCTCAAGAAGGAGTTCAGCG ctgagaACCTGAGCTTCTGGGAGGCATGCGAGGAGCTGCGCTACGGGGAGCAGTCCCGCATCGCCGAGATCGTGGACTCCATCTACCA GCAGTTCCTGGCTCCTGGAGCCACACGCTGGGTGAACATCGACAGCAAGACCATGGAGCGGACGCTGGAGGGCATCAAGACGCCCCACCGCTACGTGATGGACGATGCCCAGATGCATATCTACATGCTGATGAAGAAG gacTCCTACCCTCGCTTCCTCAAGTCGGAGCTCTACAGGAACCTCTTGGCCGAGGCCGTCATCCCCCCGGAGACCAAGAAGCG GGTGTTCCCCTTCATGCGCAAGCAGCGGcactccagccccagcccggccctgctgctgcccgccGGCGACACCGAGGCCAAGGGCGAGGACAAGAGCAAAGGCCCCACAGCTGTGCCCGAGGAGGAGAGCTAG
- the PDIA2 gene encoding protein disulfide-isomerase A2, translating into MAVPCPWARSRCGDGRLENSHLVPLPYRWCWAASSGGPRAPGDRHHPPQGPYLAPLPSAPALAVAAGSGGTMRGSGARLLWLLVLSLAWLGPAWGDSEGLKGQEEDGEVVAEEEEDEDDDVVSDELEEEDSVLVLHEHNFDRALSEFRLLLVEFYAPWCGHCQRLAPEFAQAAAMLRNGSEAVRLGKVDATAQVNLSTEFGINAYPTLKLFRDGNRTHPLAYTGRMDAEGIVRWMQRRAGPSTTLLQDADTAAAFISAQDMVVVGFFKDLQGEAAQAFYEAAGEVVDVAFGVTEADELFEVYGLSVDTVCLFKKFDEGRTDFPVDPAQGLNAAELTRLLRVHSLELVMEFSNETSSRIFGAKIPHHMLLFLNKSVEEQLALRDDFRKAASSFRGEVLFVVVDVDGYGATVLPFFGLTPADAPTLRFIKMENNRKYQMAEEAFSATAVRDFVQAVLDGKIKPHLLSEEPPEDWDTRPVKVLVGKTFEQVAFDETKNVFVKFYAPWCSHCKEMAAAWEELGERYKDHEDIVIAEMDATANELENITISGYPTLHYFPAGPGRKMIEYRSTRDVETFSKFLENGGTLPEEPPVVTKTPENSTGTEELSPSGTAEARDEL; encoded by the exons ATGGCTGTTCCTTGTCCCTGGGCCAGGTCCCGCTGCGGAGACGGGAGGCTGGAAAACAGCCACCTGGTCCCGCTGCCTTATCGGTGGTGCTGGGCAGCCAGTAGCGGAGGGCCACGAGCTCCTGGGGACCGGCACCACCCGCCCCAGGGCCCTTATCTGGCCCCTCTCCCCAGTGCGCCGGCTTTGGCAGTGGCGGCTGGCAGTGGTGGCACCATGCGGGGCTCCGGGGCCCGGCTGCTTTGGCTCTTGGTGCTCTCGCTGGCCTGGCTGGGCCCGGCCTGGGGGGACAGCGAGGGGCTCAAGGGccaggaggaggatggggaggtggtggcggaggaggaggaggatgaagatgatgatgtgGTCTCGGATGAGCTTGAGGAGGAGGACAGCGTCCTGGTGCTTCACGAGCACAACTTCGACCGTGCCTTGAGCGAGTTCcgcctgctgctggtggagttCT ATGCACCGTGGTGTGGGCACTGCCAGAGGCTGGCCCCCGAGTTTGCCCAGGCAGCCGCCATGCTGAGGAACGGGTCGGAGGCGGTGCGTCTGGGCAAGGTGGACGCCACGGCGCAGGTGAACCTGAGCACCGAGTTTGGCATCAACGCCTACCCCACGCTCAAGCTCTTCCGTGATGGCAACCGCACTCATCCCCTCGCTTACACCG GCCGCATGGACGCCGAGGGCATCGTGCGCTGGATGCAGCGTCGGGCCGGCCCCAGCACCACGCTGCTGCAGGACGCCGACACCGCGGCCGCCTTCATCAGCGCCCAGGACATGGTGGTCGTGGGCTTCTTCAAG GACCTGCAGGGCGAGGCGGCCCAGGCGTTCTACGAGGCGGCTGGTGAGGTGGTGGATGTGGCGTTTGGTGTGACCGAGGCGGATGAGCTCTTTGAGGTATATGGGCTGTCAGTCGACACTGTCTGCCTCTTCAAGAag TTCGACGAGGGACGGACAGACTTCCCTGTGGACCCAGCACAGGGACTGAACGCAGCCGAGCTCACTCGGCTGCTCCGCGTGCACAGCCTGGAGCTGGTGATGGAGTTCTCCAACGAG ACCTCCAGCCGCATCTTCGGTGCCAAGATCCCCCACCACATGCTGCTCTTTCTCAACAAGTCCGTGGAGGAGCAGCTGGCGCTGCGCGATGACTTCCGGAAGGCTGCCAGCAGTTTTCGGGGAGAG GTGCTCTTCGTAGTGGTGGATGTGGATGGGTACGGTGCCACTGTCCTGCCCTTCTTCGGCCTGACACCCGCTGATGCCCCCACCTTGCGCTTCATCAAGATGGAGAACAACCGCAAGTACCAGATGGCTGAGGAGGCCTTCTCGGCCACAGCCGTGCGTGACTTCGTCCAGGCGGTGCTGGATGGCAAGATTAAG CCACATCTGCTGAGCGAGGAGCCCCCTGAGGACTGGGACACACGACCTGTTAAAGTCCTCGTGGGAAAGACCTTTGAGCAGGTGGCATTTGATGAGACCAAGAACGTCTTTGTAAAATTCT ATGCGCCGTGGTGCTCCCACTGCAAGGAGATGGCAGCTGCTTGGGAGGAGCTGGGTGAGCGCTATAAGGACCACGAGGACATTGTCATTGCTGAGATGGATGCCACGGCCAATGAGCTGGAGAACATCACCATCAGCGGTTACCCCACACTGCACTATTTCCCTGCTGGGCCGGGCAGGAAG ATGATTGAGTACAGGAGCACCCGAGATGTGGAGACCTTCTCCAAATTCCTGGAAAATGGGGGGACGCTGCCTGAGGAGCCACCTGTG GTGACCAAGACCCCCGAGaacagcacaggcacagaggAGCTGAGTCCGTCAGGCACGGCTGAAGCCCGGGATGAGCTGTGA
- the ARHGDIG gene encoding rho GDP-dissociation inhibitor 3, with translation MLGLDVCEAGGQLLELLWLALCYRDIMADKEGVTLSLEEEDDADVALAYKTPEKKSLQEIQQLDPGDESLRKYKQALLGTIPVAVDASVPNVQVTKLTLMCEQAPGPITMDLTGDLEVLQSRPFVLKEGVDYRVKVSFKVNREIVCGLKCLHLTYRRGRPVDRDVFMVGSYAPRAEEYEVVTPAEEVPRGRLVRGSYRVRSLVTDDDKTEHLSWEWGLCIKKAWED, from the exons atGCTCGGCCTGGATGTGTGCGAGGCCGGCgggcagctcctggagctgctgtggctggCGCTGTGCTACCGAG ACATCATGGCTGACAAGGAGGGGGTGACGCTGTcgctggaggaggaggacgatGCCGACGTGGCCCTGGCGTACAAGACGCCGGAGAAGAAGAGCCTGCAGGAGATCCAGCAGCTGGACCCGGGGGATGAGAGCCTGCGGAAGTACAAGCAGGCACTACTGGGCACCATCCCTGTGGCCGTGG ATGCCAGCGTGCCCAACGTGCAGGTGACGAAGCTCACCCTGATGTGCGAACAGGCGCCAGGGCCCATCACCATGGACCTTACAG GAGACCTGGAGGTACTGCAGAGCCGTCCCTTTGTGCTGAAGGAAGGGGTGGACTACAGGGTGAAGGTGTCCTTCAAG GTGAACAGGGAGATCGTCTGCGGGCTGAAGTGCCTGCACCTCACGTACCGCCGCGGCCGGCCGG TGGACCGCGACGTCTTCATGGTGGGCAGCTACGCGCCGCGGGCCGAGGAGTATGAGGTGGTGACGCCAGCTGAGGAGGTGCCCCGGGGCCGGCTGGTGCGCGGCTCCTACCGCGTCCGCTCCCTGGTCACCGACGATGACAAGACGGAGCACCTCTCCTGGGAGTGGGGCCTGTGCATAAAGAAGGCCTGGGAGGACtga